The window TTACTCTCCTGGGCAACGGTCGTTCTGCCCGATCGACCGCCGTTCGGCGACCCCCAGCAGCACCTCGAGCAGCGGGCGGAGCGTCGGACCGGGTACGAAAACGTCGGCCTGTCGAGACACTGCCGGCCGACGGACGACGCCGCCGAAACCGATGACATAGACCCCCGCGGCCGCCGCTTCGAGGTCCGTGACGCCGTCTCCCACCATGGCCGCCGCCACCCCGTTGCGCAACGCGGCCCGGCATACCGTGGCCTTTCCGCCGGCACGCCAGAGTGGCGAGCTCCGGTCGTAGTCGATGTATCGCCCGGCGGCATCCCAGGCCACCTCGACGGCATGCACGCGCTCGGCCGGGATCGCCAAGGTCTCGCCGACGCGGAGCACGGCTTGACGGATCCCGCTGCTCACGATGTGGACCTCCTTGCCGAGCGTCGTGAGCGTCCCGACCACCTCGTGCGCTCCCTCCACGAGCGCCTGGACGTAGCGCTCCCCGAGCCACTCTACCGCATCGCGTCCCGGTCGGGTCGTTTCAAGACGCTCCCCATAGACGGCTTCCAGTGGCAGCCGCCCGTCCATCGCGGCTTCGGTCAGCGACGCAACCTCGGTTGCCACCCCGGAGTGCCTCGCCAGCTCATCGATCCCCTCGATAGCGCAGAGGGTACTGTCGCAGTCGAAGAACACGACCTCGAAGGGCGGGCCCATATCGCGCCCTCTCAGAAGGTGAGCTGATACACCTGATGGATGGCGGGGGTCGCGGCCACCCGCCGGAGCGTTTCGGCGCTCAAGGGGTGCGAGATCCCGATGACCGCCAGGGCCTGCGACCCCGAGGTCACGCCGACCTGCATACGCGAGATATTGACGTCTTCCCGGCCGAGCAGGGTGCCTAGTGCGCCGACGACACCGGGTCGATCCTCGTGTCGGGTGATGAGCACGGTACCTTCCGGGACGCTCTCGACCTCGCAGTCGTCGATGCGCACGAGCCGCGCGTGCCGTTCCCCGAGCAAGGTCCCCGCGACACTGGTGCGACCGCCGTTGTACCGGCCGGCTACCGTGACCAGCGAGAGGTATTCATCCGTTTCCAGGGAGCGAGACTCGACCAAGGTGATCCCCTGGCGGCGCGCGAGATGCCGGGCATTGACCTGGTTCACGGGCACCGATAGCTCCGCCTCCAAGAGGCCGACCAGGCACTCGGTGGCGATCGGATGGGGATCGAGCTCGGCCGCGCGCCCCCGCAAGGCCACCTCGACCTCCTGCAAGGGGCCTGGCACCAGCGCCGCGAGCAACCGCCCTAAGCGGTGGCCCAGCACCTGATAAGGGCGTAAGCGGTTCAGATCGGCGGGCGTGATGCGCGGAAGGTTCACGGCATTGATGGCCTCGCCCGTCTCGAAGTAGCTCGCGATCTGCTCCGCGACGGCCAGCCCGGCGGCCACCTGGGCCTCCTCGGTCGAGGCGCCGAGGTGTGGGCTCAAGACCACGTCGGGTCGTTCGAGGAGCGGTGAGCCCCGCGGCGGCTCCTGCTCGAAGACATCAAGGGCCGCGCCGGAAAGCTGTCCCGTGCGCAGGGCCTCGACGAGCGCCCCTTCGTGCACGAGCCCCCCGCGCGCGCAGTTGATGAGCCGCGCCCCGCGCCGCATGAGCCCCAGGCGTGAGGCGTCCAAGAGCTTGCGGGTCTTCTCGCTGAGGGTGCAGTGGAGACTCACATAATCGACGCTGCCGAGTAACTCGTCGAGTCCCAGGGAGTCCACCCCGTCCGCCTCCATCACCTCGCGGGTCACATACGGGTCATGGGCCACTACGCGCATCTTGAGGCCCAGGGCACGGGCCGCCACCAGCCGTCCGATGGTGCCGTAGCCGATGACGCCGAGTGTCTTACCCGCGACCTCGGTGCCCAGGAAGGACGCCCGGCGCCACTCTCCGGCCCGCACCGAGCGATCGGCCTCTGGAAGATGTCGGCTCAAGGAGAGCAGGTGCGCGACGGTCAATTCCGCGGTCGTCGTGGCATTCGCGTCGGGGGTATTGAGGACCACGACCCCGCGCTCGGTGGCCGCTTCGACATCGATGTTGTCCACGCCGATCCCGGCGCGCCCGACCACCCGCAGGCGCTCGGCCCCGGACAGGATCGCGCGCGTAATACGGGTGGTGCTGCGTACGATGACCGCGTCGCAGTCCACGATGCGGGACACGAGGGCCTCGGGAGTCTCGCCCGTGGCCACCACGACCTCGAACGCCGGCCGGGCACGTAGATACGTCAGGCCCTCTTCGGCGATCGTGTCGGCGATCAGGACCTTGTGCATGGTGCCGCCTCCCTTAGCTGTCGATACGCCCAGTCGATCCAGGGCAGTAGCGCGGCGACATCACCCTCCTCCACCGTCGCGCCACACCATACCCGGAGTCCCGGCGGGGCCTCGCGATAGGCGGCGAGGTCGAAGCCGGCGCGCTCCTCTTCGAGGATAGCACACAGGCGTTTGATGATCCGCCAGCGCGCCTCATGACCCTGGCCGGTAAACCAGGGGTCTACGACCTTGAGACACACCGAGGTGGTCGAGCGCGTGGCGGGGTCCTCGGCCAGGAGCTCTACCCAGGGCGTCTTGGCGACCCAGGCATCCACCCGATCGAAGTTGGCCTTCGATCGGGCGATGAGCGCGGGCAGGCCACCGATCCTCTCGGCCCAGCGTAGCGCGTCGAGGAAGTCCTCCACACAAAGGAGCGAAGGGGTG is drawn from Pseudomonadota bacterium and contains these coding sequences:
- a CDS encoding HAD-IB family phosphatase encodes the protein MGPPFEVVFFDCDSTLCAIEGIDELARHSGVATEVASLTEAAMDGRLPLEAVYGERLETTRPGRDAVEWLGERYVQALVEGAHEVVGTLTTLGKEVHIVSSGIRQAVLRVGETLAIPAERVHAVEVAWDAAGRYIDYDRSSPLWRAGGKATVCRAALRNGVAAAMVGDGVTDLEAAAAGVYVIGFGGVVRRPAVSRQADVFVPGPTLRPLLEVLLGVAERRSIGQNDRCPGE
- the serA gene encoding phosphoglycerate dehydrogenase codes for the protein MHKVLIADTIAEEGLTYLRARPAFEVVVATGETPEALVSRIVDCDAVIVRSTTRITRAILSGAERLRVVGRAGIGVDNIDVEAATERGVVVLNTPDANATTTAELTVAHLLSLSRHLPEADRSVRAGEWRRASFLGTEVAGKTLGVIGYGTIGRLVAARALGLKMRVVAHDPYVTREVMEADGVDSLGLDELLGSVDYVSLHCTLSEKTRKLLDASRLGLMRRGARLINCARGGLVHEGALVEALRTGQLSGAALDVFEQEPPRGSPLLERPDVVLSPHLGASTEEAQVAAGLAVAEQIASYFETGEAINAVNLPRITPADLNRLRPYQVLGHRLGRLLAALVPGPLQEVEVALRGRAAELDPHPIATECLVGLLEAELSVPVNQVNARHLARRQGITLVESRSLETDEYLSLVTVAGRYNGGRTSVAGTLLGERHARLVRIDDCEVESVPEGTVLITRHEDRPGVVGALGTLLGREDVNISRMQVGVTSGSQALAVIGISHPLSAETLRRVAATPAIHQVYQLTF